TGCCCGGGTTCTCCACCTTCGACGCTATCTGGGCAAGTTCCGATGAAAGGTACGGGGCCATTTCGATGGCCTTGCGGTAGAGGTTCTTGAGGTTGATGTACATGGCATCTATCTCGATGTCCTTCTGGTAGTCCTCGAAGACAGGGAGGATGTTTGCCTTGATGTTGGGATCCGCCTCGGTGAACTCTATCACCTTGCACCTGCACAGGCCCTGGATCACGACCCTCTGGCTGCCGTCGACCATCTTGACCATCTTCATGATGGTGGCCACGGTCCCGACGGTATAGAGGTCTTCCGGGCCCGGGTCCTCGATATCGGGATTCTTCTGCGTTATGATGGCTATCATCTTGTCCTTGCTCATCGCTTCATCGACGAGGCGTATCGATTTCTCGCGCCCCACGATGAGGGGCATGACAAGATCGGGGTACGCCACCGTACCCCTCAGCGGCAGAACGGGCAGTTCCGCCGGTATGAACATCCTGTCTTTTATGCTTTTGTCGTTCTTTAAGCCGATTACCATTAATTCCCCCTATCGCTTGACATCCTCAAATTCCGCGTCCACGACGTCGTCATCCCTTCTGCCGCCCTGCTGGGCCTCAGCCTGCGGGCCGCCATCCTGTCCCGGAGCGCCCTGCGACGTTGCCTGCGACGTTTTCTTGTAGAGTGTCTCCGCAAGATGATGGGAGGCTCTGGTGAGGTCTTCCGCCGCTTTTTTTATCCTCTCGGCATCGCCGCTCTTGATGGCTTCCTTCGCGGGGTTCAACAGGTCCTCGACGGCCCTGATGTCCTCGGCGGAGAGCTTGTCCTTGTTCTCGTTGAGCGTTTTCTCGGTCGTGTATATGATATTGTCGAGCTGGTTACGCTGCTCGATCTCCTGTTTTCTCTTCCGGTCTTCCTCGGCATGGGTCTCCGAATCGTGGACCATCTTCTGGATATCGTCTTCGGAGAGGCCCGTGGAAGCGGTGATCTGTATGCTCTGTTCCTTTCCCGTCGCCGTATCCTTTGCCGATACGTGGAGTATGCCGTTGGCGTCTATATCGAACGTGACCTCTATCTGGGGTATACCCCTCGGCGCCGGCGGCAGGCCGATGAGGTGGAACCTCCCCAGTGTCCTGTTGTCCCTGGCCATCTCCCTCTCTCCCTGAAGGACATGGATCTCGACGCTCGTCTGGCTGTCCTCGGCTGTGGTGAACACCTGGCTCTTCTTTGTCGGGATGGTGGTGTTGCGCTCGATTATCTTCGTCATCACCCCGCCAAGTGTCTCGATACCCAGTGACAGCGGCGTGACGTCGAGAAGCAGGACGTCCTTCACTTCGCCGGCGAGAACGCCTGCCTGGACGGCCGCGCCAAGGGCGACGACCTCATCGGGGTTCACACCCCGGTGCGGTTCCTTGCCGAAGAATTCCTTCACGATCTCCTGGACCCTGGGGATCCTGGTGGAACCGCCGACGAGGACGACCTCGTCGATCTTGTTCGTCGGGATCTTTGCATCGTCAAGAGCGCGCCGACAGGGTTCTATGCTCCTCTGGAAGAGATCGTCGGCGAGCTTCTCCAGTTCCGCCCTCCTGAGCTTCATGTTGAGGTGTTTCGGGCCCGAGGCGTCAGCGGTGATGAAGGGGAGATTGATCTCCGTCTCCACCGTCGCGGAAAGCTCCACCTTTGCGCGCTCCGCCGCCTCCTTCAGCCTTTGCAGGGCCATCCTGTCCTTTGAGAGATCTATGCCCTGATCTTT
The DNA window shown above is from Syntrophorhabdus sp. and carries:
- the dnaK gene encoding molecular chaperone DnaK, with the protein product MARKVIGIDLGTTNSVVAVMEGGEPKVIINEEGSRLTPSVVAFTKDGEVLVGQTAKRQAITNPENTIFSIKRFVGRRFNEVQEEIKTVPYKVVGDQEGNVRVDVRGKQYTPQEISAFVLQKLRKSAEAYLGQQIDDAVITVPAYFNDSQRQATKDAGRIAGLNVLRIINEPTASALAYGLDKKKDETIAVYDFGGGTFDISILEVGDNVVEVKSTNGDTHLGGDDIDQRVIDWIVSEFRKDQGIDLSKDRMALQRLKEAAERAKVELSATVETEINLPFITADASGPKHLNMKLRRAELEKLADDLFQRSIEPCRRALDDAKIPTNKIDEVVLVGGSTRIPRVQEIVKEFFGKEPHRGVNPDEVVALGAAVQAGVLAGEVKDVLLLDVTPLSLGIETLGGVMTKIIERNTTIPTKKSQVFTTAEDSQTSVEIHVLQGEREMARDNRTLGRFHLIGLPPAPRGIPQIEVTFDIDANGILHVSAKDTATGKEQSIQITASTGLSEDDIQKMVHDSETHAEEDRKRKQEIEQRNQLDNIIYTTEKTLNENKDKLSAEDIRAVEDLLNPAKEAIKSGDAERIKKAAEDLTRASHHLAETLYKKTSQATSQGAPGQDGGPQAEAQQGGRRDDDVVDAEFEDVKR